A genome region from Streptomyces sp. S4.7 includes the following:
- the sigJ gene encoding RNA polymerase sigma factor SigJ: MADLAEFERQRKRLWGIAYRITGSVADAEDAVQEDWLRWQQLPDGEADDPKAYLTTVVSRLCYDQLGSARARRESYVGPWLPEPVVTESGPEDRVTLDESVGLAMLTVLERLTPAERTAFILHDVFAVPFKEIAEVVGRTPDSVRQLASRARQRVRAEAPRRSVDRGEHRRAVDAFLSAVLGGDFDGLLEILDPEVVWRSDGGGKVMAARLPILGDEKVVRFTRRLMRDFDPETMHALVREVNGSPGVVLVDPVGGQSAVFGFNVHRGLITEVDAVINPEKLRHLDLGSL; this comes from the coding sequence ATGGCCGATCTGGCCGAATTCGAGCGGCAGCGCAAGAGGCTGTGGGGCATCGCCTACCGCATCACCGGATCCGTCGCCGACGCCGAGGACGCCGTCCAGGAGGACTGGCTGCGCTGGCAGCAGCTGCCCGACGGCGAGGCGGACGATCCGAAGGCGTATCTGACGACGGTCGTCAGCCGGCTCTGTTACGACCAGCTGGGTTCCGCGCGCGCCCGCCGCGAGTCGTACGTCGGGCCCTGGCTGCCCGAGCCGGTGGTCACCGAGAGCGGGCCCGAGGACCGGGTGACGCTGGACGAGTCGGTGGGGCTCGCCATGCTCACCGTGCTGGAGCGGCTGACACCGGCCGAACGCACCGCGTTCATCCTGCACGACGTCTTCGCCGTGCCGTTCAAGGAGATCGCGGAGGTGGTGGGCCGCACGCCCGACTCCGTACGGCAGCTGGCCTCCCGCGCCCGCCAGCGGGTACGGGCCGAGGCGCCCCGCCGCTCCGTCGACCGGGGCGAACACCGGCGGGCCGTCGACGCGTTCCTGTCGGCCGTGCTCGGCGGGGACTTCGACGGTCTGCTGGAGATCCTCGACCCCGAGGTGGTGTGGCGCTCGGACGGCGGCGGCAAGGTCATGGCGGCCAGACTGCCCATTCTCGGCGACGAGAAGGTCGTCCGCTTCACCCGGCGTCTGATGCGCGACTTCGACCCCGAGACGATGCACGCCCTCGTGCGGGAGGTGAACGGCTCTCCGGGTGTGGTGCTGGTCGACCCGGTCGGCGGGCAGAGCGCCGTCTTCGGGTTCAACGTGCACCGTGGGCTGATCACCGAGGTCGACGCCGTGATCAACCCGGAGAAGCTGCGCCACCTCGACCTCGGGAGCCTGTGA
- a CDS encoding FAD-dependent oxidoreductase, giving the protein MTPNDASLSSFPSSPSPSPGGPAAGAGKRRVVVVGAGYAGLMCALRLARHAHVTLVDPADRFTERVRLHERAAGRPDVTHALGSFLRSTGITHIASRVAAVDTDAREVLTDDGRGLPYDRLVLALGSRTRSVDPGDRDRAYTVESATQLHKRLQDGPGALTVVGGGLTGIELATELAETHPRWRVGLLTDGVVGPGLSGRGRAHVRTALGVRGVRVEEGRRIAGPEDIDTDVVVWAASMTPNTEPARAAGIATDAGGRVEVDAALRSVSHPEVYAVGDAAAGHSATAGSLRMGCAAALPSGSQAAASIIADLRGEEPKPLNFSYHLQCLSLGRRDGLVQFVRADDSPRDRVLTGRPAAYVKEGIVRSTVGILRTASRRPELVPRVPGFG; this is encoded by the coding sequence ATGACACCCAACGACGCATCCCTCTCGTCCTTCCCCTCCTCCCCCTCCCCCTCCCCCGGCGGCCCGGCCGCCGGCGCCGGAAAGAGACGGGTCGTCGTGGTCGGCGCGGGCTACGCGGGGCTGATGTGCGCGCTGCGCCTCGCCCGGCACGCCCACGTCACCCTCGTCGATCCCGCCGACCGGTTCACCGAACGCGTCCGGCTGCACGAACGCGCCGCCGGACGCCCCGACGTCACCCACGCCCTCGGCTCGTTCCTCCGCTCGACCGGCATCACCCACATCGCCTCCCGCGTGGCGGCCGTCGACACCGACGCCCGTGAGGTCCTCACCGACGACGGCCGGGGCCTCCCGTACGACCGGCTCGTCCTCGCCCTCGGCAGCCGCACCCGGTCCGTCGACCCCGGCGACCGCGACCGGGCGTACACCGTCGAGTCCGCCACCCAACTGCACAAACGCCTCCAGGACGGTCCCGGCGCCCTGACCGTCGTGGGCGGTGGTCTCACCGGGATCGAACTGGCCACCGAACTCGCCGAGACCCACCCCCGCTGGCGCGTCGGGCTTCTGACGGACGGCGTCGTGGGACCGGGTCTCTCGGGCAGGGGCCGCGCCCATGTCCGCACGGCGCTCGGCGTCCGGGGCGTACGCGTCGAGGAGGGCCGCCGTATCGCCGGCCCCGAGGACATCGACACCGACGTCGTCGTCTGGGCCGCCTCGATGACCCCCAACACCGAACCGGCGCGCGCCGCCGGGATCGCCACCGACGCCGGGGGACGCGTCGAGGTGGACGCGGCGCTGCGGTCCGTGTCGCATCCCGAGGTGTACGCGGTGGGCGACGCGGCGGCCGGGCACAGCGCCACCGCCGGTTCGCTGCGCATGGGTTGCGCCGCCGCCCTGCCCAGCGGCTCGCAGGCCGCGGCCTCGATCATCGCCGACCTGCGGGGCGAGGAGCCGAAACCGCTGAACTTCTCCTACCACCTCCAGTGTCTGAGCCTCGGCCGCCGTGACGGGCTCGTCCAGTTCGTACGGGCCGACGACTCGCCCCGCGACCGCGTGCTGACCGGTCGCCCGGCGGCGTATGTGAAGGAGGGCATCGTCCGCTCGACGGTCGGCATCCTCCGGACGGCGTCCCGCCGCCCGGAACTGGTCCCGCGCGTCCCGGGCTTCGGCTGA
- a CDS encoding ABC transporter ATP-binding protein, translating into MMNKPEAAIRARGLRVARGERTVLRDLDFAVPPGRITGLLGPSGCGKSTLMRAVVGTQAKVTGTLDVLGRPAGDATLRARIGYVTQAPSVYDDLTVRQNLDYFAAILDPGRSHRDARDETVHRAITDVDLASHADALAGRLSGGQRNRVSLAVALLGTPELLVLDEPTVGLDPVLRRDLWELFHRIAADRAATLLVSSHVMDEAERCHRLLLMRDGDILADDTPDALRARNGSETVEEAFLHLVDEANAHALQETPR; encoded by the coding sequence ATGATGAATAAACCCGAGGCTGCCATCCGCGCCCGCGGTCTGCGCGTCGCACGGGGCGAACGCACCGTGCTGCGCGACCTCGACTTCGCCGTACCGCCCGGCCGGATCACCGGTCTCCTCGGCCCCTCCGGCTGCGGCAAGTCCACGCTGATGCGCGCCGTCGTCGGCACCCAGGCCAAGGTCACCGGCACCCTGGACGTCCTCGGCCGCCCGGCCGGCGACGCCACGCTCCGCGCCCGCATCGGGTACGTCACCCAGGCGCCGTCCGTCTACGACGACCTGACGGTCCGTCAGAACCTGGACTACTTCGCGGCGATCCTCGACCCGGGACGCTCCCACCGCGACGCCCGCGACGAGACCGTCCACCGCGCCATCACCGACGTCGACCTCGCGTCCCACGCCGACGCCCTCGCCGGCCGGCTCTCCGGCGGCCAGCGCAACCGCGTCTCCCTCGCCGTCGCCCTGCTCGGCACGCCCGAACTCCTCGTGCTCGACGAACCGACCGTCGGCCTCGACCCCGTACTCCGCCGCGACCTGTGGGAACTCTTCCACCGCATCGCCGCCGACCGCGCGGCCACCCTCCTCGTCTCCTCCCATGTGATGGACGAGGCCGAACGCTGCCACCGCCTCCTCCTCATGCGCGACGGCGACATCCTGGCCGACGACACCCCCGACGCCCTGCGCGCCCGCAACGGCTCCGAAACGGTCGAAGAAGCCTTCCTCCACCTGGTCGACGAGGCCAACGCCCACGCACTGCAGGAGACCCCCCGATGA
- a CDS encoding ABC transporter permease, with protein MTTAETPTPAVTPPPLPAPRAFSGARTLATAARVLSQLRHDPRSIALMILVPCVMLFLLRYVFDADERTFDSIGASLLGIFPLITMFLVTSIATLRERTSGTLERLLALPIGKADLIAGYALAFGALAVVQSLLATGLAVWGLGLDVVGSPWLLLLVALLDALLGTALGLFVSAFASSEFQAVQFMPAVIFPQLLLCGLFTARENMHPVLEAVSNVLPMSYAVDGMNEVLRHSEVTGDFVRDIAIVAGCAVLVLALGAATLRRRTA; from the coding sequence ATGACCACCGCCGAGACCCCGACCCCGGCCGTGACCCCGCCGCCGCTCCCCGCACCGCGCGCCTTCTCCGGCGCCAGGACCCTGGCCACCGCCGCCCGCGTCCTGAGTCAGCTCCGCCACGACCCCCGGTCCATCGCGCTGATGATCCTCGTCCCGTGCGTGATGCTCTTCCTCCTCCGCTACGTCTTCGACGCAGACGAACGCACCTTCGACTCCATCGGCGCCTCACTCCTCGGGATCTTCCCGCTGATCACGATGTTCCTGGTCACCTCCATAGCCACCCTCCGCGAGCGCACCTCCGGCACACTCGAACGCCTCCTCGCCCTGCCCATCGGCAAGGCCGACCTCATCGCCGGCTACGCCCTCGCCTTCGGCGCCCTCGCGGTCGTCCAGTCCCTGCTCGCCACCGGACTCGCCGTCTGGGGCCTCGGCCTGGACGTCGTCGGCTCGCCGTGGCTGCTCCTGCTGGTCGCGCTCCTCGACGCGCTCCTCGGCACGGCCCTCGGACTCTTCGTCTCCGCCTTCGCCTCGTCCGAATTCCAGGCGGTGCAGTTCATGCCGGCGGTGATCTTCCCCCAACTGCTGCTCTGCGGACTGTTCACCGCACGCGAGAACATGCACCCGGTGCTCGAAGCGGTCTCCAACGTCCTGCCCATGTCCTACGCCGTCGACGGAATGAACGAGGTGCTGCGCCACTCCGAAGTCACCGGCGACTTCGTACGCGACATCGCGATCGTCGCCGGCTGCGCGGTCCTGGTCCTCGCCCTCGGCGCGGCGACCCTCCGCCGCCGCACGGCCTGA
- the proC gene encoding pyrroline-5-carboxylate reductase, with the protein MTKTIAVLGAGKIGEALLSGMIRAGWRPADLLVTTRRAERASQLRDRYGVEPVTNAEAAKRADTLILAVKPQDMGKLLDELAPHVAADRLVISAAAGIPTAFVEERLTAGIPVVRVMPNTPVLVDEGMSVISGGSHATPADLNHTDEIFGGVGKTARVPESQQDAATALSGSGPAYFYFLVEAMTDAGILLGLPRAQAHDLIVQAAIGAAVMLRDSGEHPVKLREAVTSPAGTTISAIRELENHGVRAALIAAIEAARDRSRELASGNG; encoded by the coding sequence ATGACCAAGACCATCGCAGTGCTCGGTGCCGGCAAGATCGGCGAAGCTCTCCTCAGCGGCATGATCCGAGCCGGCTGGCGCCCGGCCGACCTTCTCGTCACCACCCGCCGCGCCGAACGCGCCTCCCAGCTCCGGGACCGCTACGGCGTCGAACCCGTCACCAACGCCGAGGCCGCCAAGCGCGCCGACACGCTCATCCTCGCCGTGAAGCCCCAGGACATGGGCAAACTCCTCGACGAACTCGCCCCCCACGTCGCCGCCGACCGGCTGGTCATCAGCGCCGCAGCGGGTATCCCCACGGCCTTCGTCGAAGAACGCCTCACCGCCGGCATCCCCGTCGTACGCGTCATGCCCAACACCCCCGTCCTCGTCGATGAAGGCATGTCCGTCATCTCCGGCGGCAGCCACGCGACCCCCGCCGACCTCAACCACACCGACGAGATCTTCGGCGGCGTCGGCAAGACCGCCCGCGTCCCCGAGTCCCAGCAGGACGCGGCGACCGCCCTCTCCGGCTCCGGCCCGGCGTACTTCTACTTCCTGGTCGAGGCGATGACCGACGCCGGCATCCTCCTCGGCCTGCCCCGCGCCCAGGCCCACGACCTCATCGTCCAGGCCGCCATCGGCGCCGCGGTCATGCTGCGCGACAGCGGCGAGCACCCGGTGAAACTCCGTGAGGCCGTGACCTCCCCGGCGGGCACCACCATCAGCGCCATCCGCGAACTGGAGAACCACGGCGTACGAGCCGCCCTCATCGCCGCGATCGAAGCCGCCCGCGACCGCAGCCGCGAACTCGCCTCCGGCAACGGCTGA
- a CDS encoding cysteine hydrolase family protein yields the protein MEIAENAALVVIDVQHGFEEVEYWGVRNNPEADDNIAALIDAWQASGRPVVFTRHDSTTPGSPLRPGYEGNGFKEYVERRRGKGAAESELLVVKSVNSAFYGTPDLGAWLKAAGIGQLVVAGIQTNMCAETTTRMAGNLGYEVFFALDATYTFGQKGPWGWESSARELTRATAVSLHGGGFAKVVTTEEVVRAASV from the coding sequence ATGGAGATAGCTGAGAACGCGGCGCTGGTGGTCATCGATGTGCAGCACGGATTCGAGGAGGTGGAGTACTGGGGTGTGCGGAACAACCCGGAGGCGGACGACAACATCGCCGCGCTGATCGACGCGTGGCAGGCGAGTGGGCGGCCGGTCGTGTTCACCCGGCACGACTCGACCACGCCGGGATCACCGTTGCGGCCCGGGTATGAGGGGAACGGCTTCAAGGAGTACGTCGAGCGGCGGCGGGGGAAGGGCGCGGCCGAGTCTGAGCTGCTGGTGGTGAAGAGCGTGAACTCCGCTTTTTACGGCACGCCGGATCTGGGGGCGTGGCTCAAGGCCGCGGGGATCGGTCAGCTCGTGGTGGCGGGGATCCAGACCAACATGTGTGCGGAGACCACGACACGCATGGCCGGGAATCTCGGGTACGAGGTGTTCTTCGCGCTCGACGCGACGTACACCTTCGGCCAGAAGGGGCCCTGGGGCTGGGAGTCGAGCGCGCGGGAGTTGACGCGGGCGACGGCGGTGTCGCTGCACGGTGGTGGTTTCGCGAAGGTCGTGACGACGGAGGAGGTGGTGAGGGCGGCGTCCGTCTGA
- a CDS encoding helix-turn-helix domain-containing protein — translation MADVAVPTPQRIALLAFPGVRAFDVSVITEVWGDDRTDRGVPAFDLHRPAADPAPIALRGGLTLTPDRTLAWLTRADLIVVPGLDDHLTPAPAPVLGALRRAHGRGTTIAALCGGAFTLAQAGLLDGRRAITHWNLTGLLREHHPRVTVVPDALFLHDSNIWTSAGTAAGIDLCLHLVRTTHGAETAATIARSMVTAPYRTGTQAQFIERPTPRADRDEDALASVREYALHHLDRPLTITDLAAHAGMSPRSFARHFQATTGTTPLRWLIAQRLAAAQKLLERTDLPMAEVAGRTGFGSEVTMRQHFAGHLGTSPRDYRAAFRQPAGRSPIAS, via the coding sequence ATGGCCGACGTAGCCGTCCCCACTCCTCAACGCATCGCCCTCCTCGCCTTTCCCGGTGTCCGTGCCTTCGACGTATCGGTCATCACCGAGGTCTGGGGCGATGACCGCACCGACCGGGGCGTGCCCGCCTTCGACCTCCACCGCCCGGCCGCCGACCCCGCGCCCATCGCCCTGCGCGGCGGGCTCACCCTCACCCCCGACCGCACCCTCGCCTGGCTCACCCGCGCCGACCTGATCGTCGTCCCCGGCCTGGACGACCACCTCACCCCCGCCCCCGCACCGGTACTCGGCGCCCTCCGCCGCGCCCACGGCCGAGGCACGACGATCGCCGCGCTCTGCGGCGGCGCCTTCACCCTCGCCCAGGCCGGCCTCCTCGACGGCCGCCGCGCCATCACCCACTGGAACCTCACCGGCCTTCTCCGCGAGCACCACCCCCGGGTCACGGTCGTCCCCGACGCCCTCTTCCTCCACGACAGCAACATCTGGACCTCCGCCGGCACGGCAGCGGGCATCGACCTCTGCCTCCACCTCGTCCGCACGACCCACGGAGCCGAGACCGCGGCGACCATCGCCCGCTCGATGGTCACGGCGCCCTACCGCACAGGCACCCAGGCCCAGTTCATCGAACGGCCCACGCCCCGCGCCGACCGGGACGAGGACGCCCTCGCCTCCGTACGCGAATACGCCCTGCACCACCTCGACCGGCCGCTCACCATCACCGACCTCGCCGCCCACGCGGGAATGTCCCCCCGCTCCTTCGCCCGCCACTTCCAGGCCACCACCGGCACCACGCCGCTGCGCTGGCTCATCGCACAGCGCCTCGCGGCGGCACAGAAACTCCTCGAACGCACCGACCTCCCCATGGCCGAGGTCGCGGGCCGCACGGGCTTCGGCAGCGAGGTGACCATGCGCCAGCACTTCGCCGGCCACCTCGGCACCAGCCCGCGCGACTACCGCGCCGCTTTCCGTCAGCCGGCCGGCAGAAGCCCGATCGCCTCATAG
- the trpS gene encoding tryptophan--tRNA ligase, translating into MTRIFSGVKPTGHLTLGNYLGAVRRWAEVDQYRADALFSIVDLHALTVEHDPARVRRLSRQAATLLLAAGLDPARCTVFVQSHVDEHTRLSYLLECTATDGELRRMIQYKEKSVRAKAAGQSVRTSLLTYPALMAADILAYRTDEVPVGDDQTQHLELTRDLAERFNLRYGPTFTVPRATNPPVAARVMDLQDPSSKMGKSHESGAGIVYLLDETDVVRRKVMRAVTDSGREVEYDPVGRPGVANLLEILSACEGGNPTELAGVYESYGSLKKDTAEAVVELLRPVRARHAELAADPGHVDQVLKEGAERARGMARPVVDAAYEAIGLLPAG; encoded by the coding sequence ATGACGCGGATCTTCAGCGGGGTCAAGCCGACGGGCCATCTGACGCTGGGCAACTACCTCGGAGCCGTACGCAGGTGGGCGGAGGTGGACCAGTACCGGGCCGATGCCCTGTTCAGCATCGTCGACCTGCACGCCCTGACCGTCGAACACGATCCGGCCCGTGTTCGCAGACTCAGCCGGCAGGCAGCGACGCTGCTGCTGGCGGCCGGGCTGGATCCGGCGCGGTGCACGGTGTTCGTCCAGAGTCATGTGGACGAGCACACTCGGCTCTCCTATCTATTGGAGTGCACGGCGACGGACGGCGAGCTGCGGCGCATGATCCAGTACAAGGAGAAGTCCGTGCGCGCCAAGGCCGCCGGGCAGAGTGTGCGGACGTCGCTGCTGACCTATCCGGCGCTGATGGCGGCGGACATCCTCGCGTACCGGACCGACGAGGTGCCGGTCGGGGACGACCAGACGCAGCACTTGGAGCTGACGCGCGACCTGGCCGAGCGTTTCAACCTTCGCTACGGGCCGACGTTCACCGTCCCCAGGGCCACGAATCCGCCGGTGGCCGCCCGGGTCATGGATCTCCAGGATCCGAGCTCGAAGATGGGGAAGTCGCACGAGTCCGGGGCCGGGATCGTCTATCTGCTGGACGAGACGGACGTGGTGCGCAGGAAGGTGATGCGGGCCGTCACGGACAGCGGGCGTGAGGTCGAGTACGACCCGGTCGGCAGGCCGGGGGTGGCGAATCTGCTGGAGATCCTGTCGGCGTGCGAGGGCGGGAACCCAACTGAGCTGGCCGGTGTATATGAGTCGTACGGCTCGCTCAAGAAGGACACGGCTGAGGCCGTCGTCGAGCTGTTGCGGCCGGTCCGGGCGCGGCATGCGGAGCTCGCGGCGGATCCCGGTCATGTGGACCAGGTCCTGAAGGAGGGTGCGGAGCGGGCCAGGGGGATGGCCCGGCCGGTGGTGGATGCCGCCTATGAGGCGATCGGGCTTCTGCCGGCCGGCTGA